From the Lathyrus oleraceus cultivar Zhongwan6 chromosome 4, CAAS_Psat_ZW6_1.0, whole genome shotgun sequence genome, one window contains:
- the LOC127076015 gene encoding F-box/kelch-repeat protein At3g61590 codes for MAGETAWISHYDDETRKETRDIDLLLQSSEEVDKEETVISLDVMPDELLERILAYLPVASIFRARSVCKRWHEIVTSERFLWNPSNSPPQKPWYFMFTGSEEPTGCVYDPNLRNWYCIELPFIGNSNWFISSSRGLVCFMDNGSRSQLCVCNPIAKSCRVLPEPPGLRFSDYVTLAMSVDKESYGYTVGIVKSKQVPENFFQWDISIHIYKSEEETWATPLTEVLIGWRGADESVICNGVLYFVVQSTGGVPSENRHALVAYNISGRTSQTSLRKSFIQVPCSLSCARLMNMKEKLVMVGGIGKPDRPDIIKGIGIWVLHDRKWEEIVRMPHKYFQGFGEFDEVFGSRGIDDLIYIQSYGSPALLTFDMNIKQWKWSQKCPVSKRFPLQVFSGFCFEPRLDIAP; via the coding sequence ATGGCTGGAGAAACTGCATGGATCAGCCACTATGATGATGAAACAAGAAAGGAGACTAGGGACATTGATTTGTTATTGCAATCTAGCGAGGAAGTTGATAAAGAAGAAACTGTTATTTCGTTGGACGTAATGCCTGACGAGTTATTGGAGCGTATCCTAGCCTATCTCCCGGTTGCAAGCATTTTCAGAGCGAGGAGTGTGTGTAAAAGATGGCATGAGATTGTTACTTCTGAAAGGTTTCTATGGAATCCTTCCAACTCGCCACCGCAGAAGCCTTGGTATTTTATGTTTACTGGCTCCGAAGAACCAACTGGCTGTGTTTATGATCCGAATCTTCGGAATTGGTATTGCATTGAGCTTCCCTTCATTGGAAATTCTAATTGGTTCATTTCATCTTCACGCGGCTTAGTTTGCTTCATGGATAACGGCAGCAGAAGCCAATTATGCGTGTGCAATCCTATTGCCAAAAGCTGTAGGGTGCTTCCGGAGCCTCCGGGGTTGAGATTTTCTGATTATGTCACGTTAGCAATGTCGGTCGACAAGGAATCCTATGGTTATACTGTGGGAATTGTGAAATCAAAGCAAGTTCCTGAAAACTTTTTTCAATGGGATATCTCGATTCATATTTACAAATCGGAGGAGGAGACTTGGGCGACGCCGCTAACCGAGGTTTTGATCGGGTGGAGAGGTGCAGACGAGAGTGTTATATGCAATGGTGTACTGTATTTCGTAGTTCAGTCTACCGGCGGCGTTCCATCTGAAAACCGTCACGCATTAGTTGCATATAATATCTCCGGCCGAACTTCTCAAACTAGCTTAAGAAAGAGCTTTATTCAAGTACCGTGTTCTCTATCATGCGCCCGGCTTATGAATATGAAGGAGAAGCTCGTAATGGTGGGAGGAATTGGAAAACCTGACCGACCGGACATAATCAAAGGAATCGGTATTTGGGTTCTTCATGACAGGAAATGGGAAGAGATTGTCCGAATGCCACACAAATACTTCCAAGGCTTCGGAGAGTTTGACGAGGTTTTCGGTAGCCGAGGCATAGATGATCTAATATATATTCAAAGCTATGGATCTCCTGCACTTCTCACATTCGACATGAACATTAAACAATGGAAATGGTCACAGAAATGCCCCGTTTCAAAGAGGTTCCCTCTACAGGTTTTCTCTGGTTTTTGCTTTGAGCCTAGGCTTGACATTGCTCCATAG